ACGGCCATATTTTGCGTAAGTATAATTTCTGAAATCGGCGCCTTCATCGACAAAACGACGGCCCTCAGCATTAACCATTATGCCAAACGGATAGGAATGTTTCTGGAAATTGTCTCCGACCGCCAGATCTCCATATTCAGGGGCGTTTCGATCCCAACCAACCGCGTGACAACCTGACCAGTTACCAGCCGAACTCGCTCCAACGTTAAGGGCCATTGCATGACCATCCCCAGTATTGAACGGTGTCCCTCGCACTTTGGCCAAATCCCATCCTGGCCCCAGATATCGGGTTCGCTTTTCCGGACTGGACTGAAAACCACCGGAGGCAAGGATAACAGCCTTCGCAGTGACATCCATAATCTGACCAGATTTGCGAATTTTCACCCCGCCAACCCTTGTGCCGTCGAATAATAGCTCCAATGCCCTCGCCTGATACCAGACATCTATCCCCCGACTTTTGGCAATCTCAGTCAGACTATCAACGAGTCCTGGTCCCCCGCCGTTCGCCTCAACTGTCAATCCACCCCAGAACTTGAAACGACCATCAACCTTAAACGCCTGGCGCCCATAGATTGGAACGAACCGAACGCCTTTCTCCCTCATCCACTTGATAGTCGTAAAGCTGTTGCGCACCAGAACTTCACAAAGATCCGGATCTGTCCTGTATTGGGTGACCCTGAACATGTCGTCGAAAAACTGATCTTCCGTGTAGGTTCCAAAATCGGTGATTGCGATTTCATTTTCAGACAGGTCAGGCATCACTTCTTTTAGGTCTTCAACACCCCGGTATGCGAAGCGAATAGCGCCCGCTGTAAAACGCGAGTTTCCACCGTTCAAATCCTCAGGCGCACATTCCAGCACCAAAACCCGGCTCCCATTCTCTTCAGCACTCAAAGCCGCACAGAAAGCCGCATTTCCAGCGCCAACAACAATGACATCATACTCCTGATTACTCATAACACTTGTTCCTCCTCGGCTTAACTGAGACGCGACTGTTCAACAACTTTGATTAGTGCTGGAAAATATTCAGCCCCATACCCGGCAGCACTTGATCTTTCCAACATAGATTTAGCGAGTTCAGCTGA
This genomic stretch from Sneathiella limimaris harbors:
- the tcuA gene encoding FAD-dependent tricarballylate dehydrogenase TcuA, which codes for MSNQEYDVIVVGAGNAAFCAALSAEENGSRVLVLECAPEDLNGGNSRFTAGAIRFAYRGVEDLKEVMPDLSENEIAITDFGTYTEDQFFDDMFRVTQYRTDPDLCEVLVRNSFTTIKWMREKGVRFVPIYGRQAFKVDGRFKFWGGLTVEANGGGPGLVDSLTEIAKSRGIDVWYQARALELLFDGTRVGGVKIRKSGQIMDVTAKAVILASGGFQSSPEKRTRYLGPGWDLAKVRGTPFNTGDGHAMALNVGASSAGNWSGCHAVGWDRNAPEYGDLAVGDNFQKHSYPFGIMVNAEGRRFVDEGADFRNYTYAKYGREILAQTGNFAWQVFDSKVTHLLRDEYRIKQVTKVSADTLEGLAEKLEGVDPDGFLKTVKAFNESVMTDKEFNPNIKDGRGTKGLEVPKSNWANPLDTPPYEAYAITCGVTFTFGGLRITTEAEVKNTDLQPLPGLYAAGEIVGGIFYNNYPGGTGLINGAVFGRIAGRSAAEYASECSD